In Lagopus muta isolate bLagMut1 chromosome 6, bLagMut1 primary, whole genome shotgun sequence, one DNA window encodes the following:
- the CARNS1 gene encoding carnosine synthase 1, producing the protein MLSEDQLSAEQALGMKEQEWTGPEALCPGWQEEEVSDGEGPEDSEHPDPTAHAYEVLQRTLRLEGMPLTVDRTGQPRSGFGQLDMTVCILGSPSAFLPILLEGGSRCPGAMVLCLAPAWASRVPSETSPGAWSLLLSRGVSFEAGGCTALEEFVPPRRATYVTGTFGSEGSWEGELARDLDCPTGGSAPLARWLEDPLLSRWLLSARAGLPVPPTLAFTTGLWETLPEEPKPPGVRLVRLQDPRGQESLVQDEVVAFLEGSTMRPYDQVAVRLSGWRWRGTDPRSTHRKVEGKAVAQAVAALLKGLREEESILLEALVPTGRLPTLPPRSAAPRLPMALRICTVVCRSWGDRPQLCQVACTVGRAEVPVRHGSLLPLGLDSSLRQWGLADAAQRQALAGRLREAAEASMAAVLAAEGELSPAQRGGARAHTDVLGVDFLLACVDDTLELVALSTNCLRCLETCLLVEGMGHDVGQPAGDVPRLLAECLLHRAQCRLVEGKDILLIGAGGASKSFVWEAAREYGLRIHLVESDPEHFAAGLVETFLPYDSREHRRDEEHAEHVLEMLRARGLRPDACLSYWDDCVVLTALLCQRLGLPGCSPAAIRLAKQKSRTHQHLQRCRHGRPPPAAFAVPCRRLRSHGDVEQAAGTVPFPAVAKLEFGAGAVGVRLVESAGQCHAHAAQLWHDLRADADHPGIGLGWGNTMLLMEYVPGTEHDVDLVLFEGRLLGAWVSDNGPTRLPTFLETAAILPSCLPADRQAQLVRAALRCCRACGLRHGVFNVELKLGPAGPRLLEINPRMGGFYLRDWIRAVYGPDLLLAAVLLALGLPPVLPSRPSPRQQLAGIMCLASEHGQALRGGVMEALQGLQRQGLVRLNPLFEEAGGRYEEPCLSVACTGNGPAEACGRLLGLCQALGIDSPQYPVSHFLSHFK; encoded by the exons ATG CTCTCAGAGGACCAGCTGAGCGCGGAGCAGGCTCTGGGCATGAAGGAGCAGGAGTGGACCGGCCCCGAGGCGCTGTGCCCGGgctggcaggaggaggaagtgtCCGACGGCGAGGGACCCGAGGACAGCGAGCACCCTGACCCCACTGCCCATGCCTATGAGGTGCTGCAGCGCACCCTGCGCCTGGAGGGGATGCCCCTCACCGTAGACCGCACCGGCCAGCCGCGCTCTG GATTTGGCCAGCTGGATATGACTGTGTGCATCCTGGGCTCCCCCAGTGCCTTCCTGCCCATCTTGCTGGAGGGTGGCTCCCGCTGCCCAG GTGCCATGGTGCTGTGCCTGGCACCTGCCTGGGCCAGCCGCGTACCCTCAGAGACATCACCAGGCGCGTGgtccctgctgctctccaggggGGTCTCCTTCGAGGCAGGGGGCTGCACTGCCCTGGAAGAATTTGTGCCTCCCCGGCGTGCTACCTACGTCACTGGCACCTTTGGGTCGGAGGGCAGTTGGGAGGGTGAGCTGGCCCGTGACCTTGATTGCCCTACTGGAGGCTCAGCACCACTGGCACGCTGGCTGGAGGACCCCCTGCTCTCTCGCTGGTTGCTGTCTGCCCGCGCCGGCCTGCCTGTGCCCCCCACCCTGGCCTTCACCACGGGGCTGTGGGAGACCCTGCCTGAGGAGCCCAAACCCCCCGGGGTGCgcctggtgaggctgcaggaCCCCCGTGGTCAGGAGAGCCTGGTGCAGGATGAGGTGGTCGCCTTCCTGGAGGGCAGCACCATGCGGCCCTACGATCag GTGGCAGTGCGGCTGTCAGGGTGGCGGTGGCGTGGAACGGACCCCCGCAGCACCCACAGGAAGGTGGAGGgcaaggcagtggcacaggcagtggcagccctgctgaaggGCCTACGTGAGGAGGAGAGCATCCTGCTGGAAGCCCTGGTGCCCACCGGCCGCCTGCCCACGCTGCCCCCAC GCAGCGCAGCCCCGCGGCTGCCCATGGCCCTGCGCATCTGCACCGTCGTCTGCCGGTCCTGGGGAGACCggccccagctctgccag GTGGCCTGTACTGTGGGGCGGGCAGAGGTGCCGGTGCGGCACGGTTCGCTGCTGCCCTTGGGCCTGGACTCCAGCCTGCGGCAGTGGGGCCTGGCAGATGCGGCACAGCGGCAGGCACTGGCAGGGCGGCTGCGGGAGGCTGCCGAAGCCAGCATGGCTGCCGTCCTAGCTGCGGAGGGCGAGCTGAGCCCCGCTCAGCGTGGCGGTGCCCGTGCCCACACCGACGTCCTTG GTGTGGATTTCCTGTTGGCGTGCGTGGATGACACCCTGGAATTGGTGGCCCTCTCTACCAACTGCCTGCGCTGCCTGGAGACGTGCCTGCTGGTTGAGGGCATGGGGCATGATGTGGGGCAGCCGGCTGGAGACGTGCCGCGACTGCTGGCCGAGTGCCTGCTGCACCGGGCGCAGTGCCGCCTAGTTGAAGGCAAGGACATCCTGCTGATTGGGGCTGGAGGAGCCAGCAAGAGCTTCGTCTGGGAGGCAGCACGCGAGTACGGCCTGCGG ATCCACCTGGTAGAGTCGGACCCCGAGCACTTTGCGGCTGGGCTGGTGGAGACCTTCCTGCCTTATGACAGCCGGGAGCACCGTCGGGACGAGGAGCACGCTGAGCACGTGCTGGAGATGCTGCGCGCTCGCGGGCTGCGGCCTGACGCCTGCCTCTCCTACTGGGATGACTGCGTGGTGCTGACAGCGCTGCTGTGCCAGCGGCTGGGCTTGCCCGGCTGCTCTCCCGCCGCCATACGCCTGGCCAAGCAGAAGAGCCGTACCCACCAGCACCTGCAGCGCTGCCGCCACGGCCGCCCGCCTCCGGCCGCCTTCGCCGTGCCTTGCCGCCGGCTGCGCAGCCACGGCGACGTGGAGCAGGCGGCGGGCACCGTGCCCTTCCCTGCTGTGGCCAAGCTGGAATTCGGGGCGGGGGCGGTGGGCGTGCGGCTGGTGGAGAGCGCCGGGCAGTGCCACGCGCATGCGGCCCAGCTGTGGCACGACCTGAGGGCCGACGCCGACCACCCGGGCATcgggctgggctggggcaaCACCATGCTGCTGATGGAGTACGTGCCAGGCACTGAGCACGATGTCGACCTGGTGCTGTTCGAGGGCCGGCTGCTGGGCGCCTGGGTGTCGGACAACGGCCCCACACGCCTCCCCACCTTCCTGGAGACGGCGGCCATActgccctcctgcctgcccGCTGACCGGCAGGCCCAGCTGGTGCGGGCAGCCCTGCGCTGCTGCCGGGCCTGCGGGCTACGGCACGGCGTCTTCAACGTGGAGCTGAAGCTGGGCCCTGCCGGGCCACGCCTGCTGGAGATCAACCCTCGCATGGGCGGCTTCTACCTGCGCGACTGGATCCGCGCCGTCTATGGGCCTGACCTGCTGCTGGCCGCCGTGCTGCTGGCGCTGGGCCTGCCGCCCGTGCTGCCCTCCCGGCCTTCGCCCCGCCAGCAGCTGGCGGGCATCATGTGCCTGGCGTCGGAGCATGGCCAGGCCCTGCGCGGCGGTGTCATGGAGGCCCTGCAGGGCCTGCAGCGGCAAGGCCTGGTGCGCCTCAACCCGCTCTTTGAGGAGGCAGGCGGGCGCTACGAGGAGCCCTGCCTGAGCGTGGCCTGCACCGGGAATGGCCCCGCCGAGGCCTGCGGgcggctgctggggctgtgccaggcACTGGGCATCGACTCGCCCCAGTACCCCGTCAGTCATTTCCTCTCCCACTTCAAATAG